In the Deltaproteobacteria bacterium genome, one interval contains:
- a CDS encoding V-type ATP synthase subunit K (produces ATP from ADP in the presence of a proton gradient across the membrane; the K subunit is a nonenzymatic component which binds the dimeric form by interacting with the G and E subunits), translating into MNIVDILGDTGFVMALCLPALGSVLGTSAAGMAALGAWKKCFLANRTAPFIMVAFAGAPLSQTIYGMILMNALMGAGGTAADVKFSAGLFGGLAMGASAWLQGKAGALASDALSESEKGFGNYIMVIGIIETVALFVMVFLMTALK; encoded by the coding sequence GTGAATATTGTCGATATATTAGGTGATACCGGTTTTGTTATGGCCCTTTGTCTTCCGGCGCTGGGCTCTGTCCTCGGCACAAGCGCGGCAGGAATGGCGGCACTTGGTGCATGGAAAAAGTGCTTCCTTGCAAACAGGACGGCCCCATTCATCATGGTTGCTTTTGCCGGAGCGCCTCTTTCGCAAACCATTTACGGCATGATCCTTATGAATGCCCTTATGGGCGCCGGGGGGACGGCAGCAGATGTCAAGTTCAGTGCAGGCCTCTTTGGTGGTCTTGCCATGGGAGCTTCAGCCTGGTTACAGGGTAAGGCCGGGGCACTTGCTTCCGATGCGCTGTCCGAATCGGAAAAAGGGTTCGGAAACTACATCATGGTTATCGGTATTATTGAGACAGTGGCCCTCTTCGTTATGGTATTTCTCATGACGGCCCTTAAGTAG
- a CDS encoding MotA/TolQ/ExbB proton channel family protein has product MYFINELLSGFKPGQESFVFMWGLALVAFIAVVINVERWLRIKKLTDVNALAFIDEVCHLIDEQKHDQALKICDLGGERALAGIAGAAIRQSLRFPHLVKSAMEEEFLKVIPSMDRRLNLIFVISNLSTMIGLMGTIWGLIIAFSAISNPGVAAVEKSSLLAAGVSTAMNTTLVGLTISIPCLLSFFIFRNWVDRKTVELDRYALHLLRVLSPGVTAVKNYKFSSKRISEDIDHEPNIGPMMSLIVILIPLLLSSAEFVKVGAIELHVPDNKKQEQPKTEEKDEKESIYLGLKLKIGKEGFYLSHYFKDEGAVNEGGDGSEHSLPDIPMADGRYDFKVLQKKLAEIKRLTLLSLAAVEYDVDEDAPLDESYVLFAKVAGSESLKGFLEDRDQVKISAEKDVPYQTIISVMDSAREVQAKSGKIPLFPSISFAGSVTPGQ; this is encoded by the coding sequence ATGTATTTTATTAATGAACTGCTAAGTGGATTTAAACCGGGGCAGGAGAGCTTTGTCTTTATGTGGGGCCTCGCTCTTGTTGCTTTTATTGCCGTAGTGATTAATGTTGAGAGATGGTTGAGGATCAAGAAGCTGACCGACGTTAATGCCCTGGCCTTTATTGATGAAGTTTGTCATCTTATTGATGAACAAAAGCATGATCAGGCTCTCAAAATTTGTGACCTGGGCGGAGAGAGAGCGCTTGCAGGAATTGCAGGCGCCGCTATCAGACAGTCCCTTCGCTTTCCTCACCTTGTCAAAAGCGCTATGGAAGAGGAGTTCCTTAAGGTTATTCCCTCTATGGACCGCAGGTTAAACCTCATCTTTGTTATCAGCAACCTCTCTACCATGATAGGGCTTATGGGTACCATATGGGGGCTAATTATCGCTTTTTCAGCGATTAGCAATCCCGGTGTTGCAGCCGTTGAAAAAAGCTCTCTCCTTGCGGCCGGTGTGTCGACAGCCATGAACACAACCCTCGTTGGCCTTACCATCAGTATCCCCTGTCTTCTTTCTTTCTTTATCTTCAGAAACTGGGTTGACAGAAAAACAGTTGAGCTTGATCGTTATGCTCTTCATCTTTTACGCGTACTTTCTCCCGGAGTAACGGCCGTAAAGAATTATAAGTTTTCCAGCAAAAGAATCAGTGAGGATATCGATCATGAACCGAATATCGGTCCCATGATGAGCCTCATTGTCATTCTTATTCCCCTTCTTCTTTCTTCTGCCGAATTTGTCAAGGTGGGCGCCATAGAGCTTCATGTTCCGGACAATAAAAAACAGGAACAGCCCAAGACTGAAGAGAAAGATGAAAAGGAGAGCATCTATCTCGGTCTTAAGCTGAAGATAGGGAAAGAGGGATTTTATCTTTCACACTATTTCAAGGATGAAGGGGCCGTTAATGAAGGGGGAGATGGCAGTGAACATTCCCTTCCCGATATTCCCATGGCGGACGGCAGGTATGATTTTAAGGTTCTTCAGAAAAAGCTCGCTGAAATTAAAAGGTTGACTCTCCTGTCTCTTGCCGCGGTGGAATATGATGTCGATGAAGATGCGCCCCTCGATGAGTCATATGTTCTTTTTGCAAAGGTTGCCGGCAGTGAAAGCCTGAAAGGTTTTCTTGAGGACCGGGACCAGGTAAAAATATCGGCTGAAAAGGATGTCCCTTACCAGACAATTATTTCTGTTATGGATTCGGCGCGGGAAGTTCAGGCGAAAAGCGGAAAAATACCGCTCTTTCCATCCATATCATTTGCAGGGAGTGTGACACCAGGGCAATGA
- a CDS encoding MotA/TolQ/ExbB proton channel family protein: MEFSYRFFHAFNSSESGYVFMWILLLSGIVAMAIVIERLAFLTLKSGKRSASQLDNVISVVAGGDMKGGLALCAGASKKAVFQVLENVLASSPSGSDQVQNVVDESMLKVIPHLEKRTTFLATIGNIATLIGLMGTIYGLILSFSAVGKPGIDAVEKSTLLASGIAAAMSTTFMGLLVAIPSIGMYAYLKSKTQMIVDEIDLYTLKLSNALLISQEKRVEKNYDDSSRV, translated from the coding sequence ATGGAATTTAGTTATCGATTTTTTCACGCATTTAATTCATCTGAGTCAGGGTATGTTTTTATGTGGATACTGCTTTTAAGCGGTATTGTTGCCATGGCTATTGTTATTGAAAGGTTGGCCTTTCTCACCTTAAAGTCAGGGAAAAGGAGCGCTTCACAATTAGATAATGTGATTTCCGTGGTGGCCGGCGGCGATATGAAAGGCGGTCTTGCCCTTTGCGCCGGGGCAAGTAAAAAAGCTGTTTTCCAGGTCCTGGAAAATGTGCTGGCAAGCTCTCCGTCAGGAAGTGATCAGGTGCAGAATGTGGTTGATGAATCGATGCTAAAAGTCATTCCTCACCTTGAAAAGAGAACGACTTTCCTGGCGACGATAGGTAATATTGCAACCTTGATCGGCCTTATGGGAACCATTTACGGCCTTATTCTTTCTTTTTCCGCCGTAGGTAAGCCCGGTATCGATGCCGTAGAAAAATCGACACTGCTTGCGTCGGGAATTGCCGCGGCCATGAGCACCACTTTTATGGGCCTGCTTGTCGCCATCCCGTCAATCGGCATGTATGCTTATTTGAAATCCAAAACCCAGATGATAGTTGATGAAATTGATCTTTATACGCTGAAGCTTTCCAATGCCCTGCTCATAAGCCAGGAAAAAAGAGTTGAAAAAAATTATGACGATTCAAGCCGGGTTTAA
- a CDS encoding STELLO glycosyltransferase family protein, which translates to MKLPSLIITSIAGPRNGILVQYAKACAKRGVPFFLIGDVPSPQDFTLEGCRFYGIEDQQKLDFRCLKNLPLRHYARKNIGYLLAIREGAQIIIETDDDNVPEEGFWNERSEVNEGAFIKGAGWVNAYSYFTDEQIWPRGYPLDLIKNTDFPSHIPHVKEIKCPVQQGLANDNPDVDAIYRLVAPLPLRFRDEGNLILGEGSWCPFNSQNTTWFPHAFPLLYLPSFCSFRMTDIWRSFVAQRICWANGWGLLFHGPTVSQIRNDHDLMKDFNDEIAGYLHNRAICDSLAALPLKSGISGIPANMMKCYEQLTVLGHIDAKELTLLEAWLRDLDEVTPKK; encoded by the coding sequence ATGAAGCTCCCCTCACTCATTATTACTTCCATTGCCGGTCCCCGTAACGGCATTCTTGTTCAATATGCCAAAGCGTGCGCAAAGCGGGGGGTCCCCTTTTTTCTTATTGGGGATGTTCCCTCTCCACAAGACTTCACACTTGAGGGCTGCCGCTTTTACGGAATCGAAGATCAGCAGAAACTGGATTTTAGATGCCTTAAAAATCTTCCTCTCCGTCATTATGCCAGGAAAAATATTGGATACCTTCTTGCTATCAGGGAGGGGGCTCAAATTATTATTGAAACCGACGATGATAATGTGCCGGAAGAGGGTTTCTGGAATGAACGAAGTGAAGTCAATGAAGGTGCTTTCATTAAGGGGGCGGGCTGGGTAAATGCCTATTCCTACTTTACTGACGAGCAAATATGGCCCAGGGGCTATCCCCTGGACCTTATAAAGAATACGGATTTCCCTTCACATATTCCACATGTTAAAGAAATAAAGTGCCCCGTTCAGCAAGGCCTGGCTAATGACAATCCCGATGTTGATGCCATTTACAGGCTTGTTGCGCCTCTTCCCCTGCGTTTCAGAGACGAGGGGAACCTTATTCTTGGTGAGGGAAGCTGGTGTCCTTTCAATAGCCAGAATACGACCTGGTTTCCTCATGCCTTTCCGCTCCTTTATCTTCCTTCTTTTTGCAGTTTCAGAATGACTGATATCTGGAGAAGCTTTGTTGCCCAGAGAATCTGCTGGGCAAACGGCTGGGGCCTCCTTTTTCATGGTCCCACCGTTAGCCAGATCCGTAATGATCATGATTTGATGAAAGATTTTAACGATGAAATAGCGGGGTATTTGCATAACAGGGCAATTTGTGATTCTCTTGCCGCTTTGCCGCTTAAATCAGGGATTTCCGGGATTCCCGCAAATATGATGAAATGTTACGAGCAACTGACAGTGCTTGGCCATATTGATGCAAAAGAACTGACGCTTCTTGAAGCATGGCTCAGGGACCTGGATGAGGTGACGCCGAAAAAATAA
- a CDS encoding glycosyltransferase has protein sequence MLTSFNNNWTLVIPMANEENDFYPFINELVAVLDYMKSGHAFLVIDEVSRDNTLELCRKLAGGDSRFTVIWAPENRNIVDAYLRGYREALLNGYDIIIEMDAGRSHDPRALPMFLRVLNEGNDCAFGSRFINGGSMVDSPFKRRLLSWGGTFLANILLGTKMNDMTSGYQGFHASIVKAFIDYPFRSKAHFYQTELRYLLRRSKYMEVPIHYKAPSPRVSRHAVRNSFAALFYYFGKRCIFQSEWIEGRRQS, from the coding sequence TTGTTAACCTCTTTTAATAATAACTGGACGCTGGTAATCCCCATGGCAAATGAGGAGAATGACTTTTACCCTTTCATCAATGAACTGGTTGCTGTCCTTGATTATATGAAAAGCGGCCATGCCTTTCTCGTCATAGATGAAGTTTCCAGGGATAATACGCTGGAACTATGCCGGAAGCTTGCCGGGGGTGATTCCCGTTTTACCGTCATATGGGCGCCGGAAAACAGGAACATAGTGGATGCCTATTTAAGAGGCTACAGGGAGGCCCTTCTTAATGGGTATGACATAATTATTGAAATGGATGCAGGGCGCTCTCATGATCCAAGGGCGCTTCCCATGTTCTTGAGAGTTCTCAACGAAGGAAATGACTGCGCCTTCGGCAGCCGGTTCATTAACGGCGGTTCCATGGTCGATTCGCCTTTCAAAAGACGGCTGCTGTCATGGGGAGGAACTTTTCTCGCTAATATTTTACTTGGCACGAAAATGAATGACATGACCTCCGGCTACCAGGGTTTTCACGCTTCAATAGTAAAAGCTTTTATCGATTATCCCTTCAGGTCAAAGGCCCATTTTTACCAGACAGAACTGAGATATTTATTGAGAAGATCGAAATATATGGAAGTTCCCATTCATTACAAGGCCCCTTCACCACGTGTTTCCAGGCATGCTGTTAGAAATTCTTTTGCCGCCCTCTTTTACTATTTTGGGAAACGTTGTATCTTTCAAAGTGAATGGATAGAAGGGAGAAGGCAATCATGA
- a CDS encoding V-type ATP synthase subunit D: protein MQKIKLTKHELKRHKENLRRYNRFLPTLTAKKQQLQREIVRIRGEIKGLESTFKEERAGIMPWVSLLAEDVGLEKMVRCKGIRLGADNIAGVDIPGFEGVDLAVTDYDLLSTPLWVDWAIEKLGRLMVLDARIDVLKKQIALLAQELLVTTQRVNLFEKVKIPEAIDAIRRIAIHLGDQQTAAVVWAKMAKKKLQVQGI, encoded by the coding sequence ATGCAGAAAATTAAACTCACAAAACATGAACTCAAGCGTCATAAGGAGAATTTAAGGCGTTATAACCGCTTTCTCCCCACCCTCACGGCCAAAAAACAGCAGCTTCAGCGTGAGATTGTAAGAATCAGGGGGGAGATAAAGGGGCTGGAAAGTACCTTTAAAGAAGAAAGGGCAGGTATCATGCCCTGGGTTTCACTTCTCGCTGAAGATGTGGGTCTTGAAAAAATGGTGCGTTGCAAAGGGATCAGGCTGGGGGCGGATAATATTGCCGGTGTGGATATTCCCGGGTTTGAAGGTGTTGATCTTGCCGTGACTGACTATGATCTCCTGTCAACGCCCCTCTGGGTTGATTGGGCGATAGAAAAGCTGGGGAGACTCATGGTACTGGATGCCCGGATCGACGTGCTAAAAAAGCAGATAGCCCTTCTTGCGCAGGAGTTGCTTGTGACGACCCAGAGAGTCAACCTTTTCGAAAAGGTAAAAATTCCGGAGGCCATCGACGCCATCAGAAGAATAGCGATTCATCTTGGCGACCAGCAGACGGCGGCTGTTGTCTGGGCCAAAATGGCGAAGAAAAAATTGCAGGTACAGGGCATATGA
- a CDS encoding biopolymer transporter ExbD: MKRGRRRKMGSQGDHNAKLNITSMMDIFIIILVFLLKVFSTQGQLVTPAAGLTLPTSTIESPARESLSVKILADKILVEDEVVLNSVDYEKTVKDESKGLIKSLYNTLVLHAKEAKAVSEKVESSFSGEITIHGDKGIPYNLLTRVMYTCTKAGYPVMKLLVYREE, encoded by the coding sequence ATGAAACGCGGACGCAGAAGAAAAATGGGGTCTCAGGGGGACCACAATGCAAAATTGAACATTACATCCATGATGGATATATTTATTATTATTCTTGTCTTTTTGCTTAAAGTTTTTTCAACTCAGGGCCAGCTCGTAACGCCGGCTGCCGGCCTTACCTTGCCCACATCAACCATAGAAAGTCCGGCCAGGGAGTCTTTGTCCGTCAAGATCCTGGCAGACAAGATACTGGTTGAGGATGAGGTGGTTCTTAATAGTGTGGATTATGAAAAAACGGTAAAAGATGAATCAAAGGGTCTCATCAAATCATTATACAATACGCTGGTTCTTCATGCCAAAGAGGCTAAAGCGGTATCTGAAAAAGTAGAAAGCAGCTTTTCAGGTGAGATAACTATTCATGGTGATAAGGGTATCCCTTATAATCTGCTGACTCGCGTTATGTATACGTGCACAAAAGCAGGCTACCCTGTTATGAAGCTCCTTGTTTACAGGGAGGAATAA
- a CDS encoding tetratricopeptide repeat protein, with translation MTNQIISKRLFIACSLCLLTVLYTAGCGTTTAGSKEEMIQNLNKKIKKLSKAIKKKPGNLKAYQERSDAYIQLEKYAAAEKDLTRAIEINPKDPDLYYKRALTYTELKKHRKAVNDYTKYLDFRIDNPVIYYNRGNAYLEMDKYKEAIADYDTALYMKPVYYGAYVNRGIAHDELKDHFKAILDYSRAIEIDPDKIAAYSNRGFSYYQRGRYGNAIEDYSKAIELDSDDPELYMNRAHSYYKKGMKNQALADFNKVIALDRKNADAYYYKAFLFTDILKEYKIEDALNAFLTHAKSGDPRIRAVKSKLSQIKK, from the coding sequence ATGACAAATCAAATTATTAGCAAAAGGCTCTTCATTGCCTGTTCTCTCTGCCTGCTTACTGTGCTTTATACGGCAGGGTGCGGCACAACAACGGCCGGCAGTAAAGAGGAGATGATTCAAAATCTGAATAAAAAAATCAAGAAACTGTCAAAAGCTATTAAAAAAAAGCCGGGGAATCTTAAAGCCTATCAGGAACGAAGTGACGCCTATATTCAACTGGAAAAATACGCTGCTGCCGAGAAGGACCTGACCAGGGCCATAGAAATAAACCCCAAAGACCCCGACCTGTATTATAAAAGAGCCCTCACTTATACGGAGTTAAAAAAACACAGAAAAGCCGTTAATGATTATACAAAGTATCTCGATTTCAGGATTGATAATCCCGTCATATACTATAATCGGGGAAACGCCTACCTGGAAATGGATAAATATAAAGAAGCCATTGCGGATTATGATACGGCTTTATATATGAAGCCCGTATATTACGGCGCCTATGTAAACAGGGGAATCGCCCATGATGAATTAAAAGACCATTTTAAGGCAATTCTCGATTACAGCAGGGCAATAGAGATTGATCCCGATAAAATAGCGGCCTATTCAAACAGAGGTTTTAGCTATTATCAAAGAGGCAGGTACGGCAATGCCATAGAAGATTATTCCAAAGCAATAGAACTCGATTCTGATGACCCTGAACTCTATATGAACCGCGCACACTCCTATTATAAAAAAGGTATGAAGAATCAAGCGCTCGCTGACTTTAATAAAGTCATCGCCCTTGACAGAAAAAATGCTGACGCCTATTACTACAAGGCTTTTCTTTTTACCGATATTCTAAAAGAGTATAAAATTGAAGATGCGCTTAATGCCTTTCTCACCCATGCAAAATCCGGTGACCCGCGAATCAGAGCGGTAAAAAGCAAACTCTCCCAAATTAAGAAATAG
- a CDS encoding RNA-binding S4 domain-containing protein has protein sequence MDEFKIHGEYIELVKLLKAAAWCDTGGMAKLAVSDGLVKVDGQVELRKGRKIKKGQIVTFQQYSVHIV, from the coding sequence ATGGATGAATTCAAAATACATGGAGAATATATCGAATTGGTTAAACTCCTTAAAGCGGCTGCCTGGTGCGATACGGGGGGGATGGCAAAACTGGCTGTTTCTGATGGTCTGGTCAAGGTTGACGGACAGGTGGAACTGAGAAAAGGACGTAAAATTAAGAAGGGACAGATAGTTACTTTCCAACAATACTCAGTTCATATTGTCTGA
- a CDS encoding glycosyltransferase family 39 protein has product MYQNKGRENAAKYNFIFISGLCLLFFITRFYKLHGLPIFTDESTYIRWAQIIAEEPSQFLLSLNIDGKQPLFHWINALTVKLFNNPLTSIRVISVFSGFLSALALYHIARLLHSNGAGILALALYIFTPYMLIHDRIGIAASLLSLFITYTLLICVIISRRGEGSGKWFLLLGLFLTAAFLTKTTALLYFLLLPAVIFILGGTRGVKNNLYYFMITYLVAFLIIAVINLGGSSPHERNPLFYQKKYFLTARDLLSFPLHLWWKNAAVLVNYLYSYLTPFIFWVVAFSVFFVIKYKKRDYIALFLWFLFPLMVLMLIGQILFSRYIVFAIPSALVIASISMLYLREKLFVIFHKFPFRGLWANGVISLFFIPMLILDYGVIMNPVKAAFIPQDHFQYVSGWPSGYGISEAAQYLKEKAKEQPITLFLTTMWGHPNDSLIINLRNERNIRIYEAHWWYKAPIVPGNVGYAQMGKSKYLKVVEGTLDFSELKETYFATDSEKSPEMEFLGQNRNFYKVASFFKPGKKYSVDIYKLRN; this is encoded by the coding sequence TTGTATCAGAATAAGGGTCGGGAAAATGCCGCAAAGTATAATTTTATCTTTATTTCCGGCTTATGCCTTCTTTTTTTTATAACAAGGTTCTATAAACTCCATGGGCTCCCCATATTTACAGATGAGTCGACTTACATCCGCTGGGCACAAATCATTGCAGAAGAGCCATCGCAGTTTCTGCTTTCCTTGAACATAGATGGGAAACAGCCCCTTTTTCACTGGATTAATGCCCTCACAGTGAAGCTTTTTAATAATCCTCTTACATCGATCCGGGTTATCTCTGTTTTTTCAGGATTTTTGTCAGCCCTTGCCCTTTATCATATTGCGCGCCTGCTTCATTCCAATGGCGCCGGCATATTGGCCCTTGCCCTCTATATTTTTACACCATACATGCTGATACATGATCGCATAGGCATAGCGGCTTCACTGCTTTCCCTGTTTATAACTTACACATTGCTAATATGCGTTATAATAAGCCGCCGGGGTGAAGGGAGCGGGAAATGGTTTCTCTTGCTCGGTCTCTTTCTAACGGCTGCCTTTCTTACAAAGACAACAGCCCTGCTCTATTTTTTGCTCCTGCCTGCCGTTATTTTTATTCTCGGCGGTACAAGAGGGGTCAAAAATAATTTATATTACTTCATGATTACTTATCTTGTTGCCTTTCTCATTATTGCGGTTATCAATTTGGGGGGATCATCGCCCCATGAAAGAAACCCTCTCTTTTATCAAAAGAAGTACTTTTTAACTGCCCGGGACCTCCTTTCTTTTCCACTTCATCTTTGGTGGAAAAATGCCGCTGTGCTGGTTAATTATCTCTACTCCTACCTGACGCCGTTCATATTTTGGGTCGTGGCTTTTTCCGTTTTTTTTGTCATTAAGTATAAAAAAAGAGACTATATTGCCCTTTTTCTCTGGTTTCTCTTTCCCCTAATGGTTTTAATGCTTATAGGGCAGATCCTCTTTTCGCGCTATATTGTTTTTGCCATCCCTTCCGCCCTGGTTATTGCATCCATTTCGATGCTTTATCTGCGGGAAAAGTTATTTGTTATTTTCCATAAGTTTCCTTTCAGGGGCTTATGGGCAAATGGGGTGATATCATTGTTTTTTATTCCCATGCTCATACTTGATTATGGTGTTATTATGAATCCCGTCAAGGCTGCCTTTATCCCGCAGGATCACTTCCAGTATGTAAGCGGCTGGCCTTCCGGTTATGGAATCAGTGAGGCCGCACAATACCTGAAGGAAAAAGCAAAAGAGCAGCCCATAACGCTTTTTTTAACGACTATGTGGGGACATCCCAATGATTCGCTCATCATCAATTTGAGAAATGAGCGGAACATAAGAATTTACGAAGCACATTGGTGGTATAAGGCTCCCATCGTCCCCGGGAATGTTGGCTATGCCCAAATGGGAAAGTCGAAATATTTAAAAGTGGTTGAAGGTACCCTTGATTTTAGTGAATTGAAGGAAACCTATTTTGCTACTGATTCCGAGAAATCACCGGAGATGGAATTTCTGGGACAAAATAGAAACTTTTATAAGGTTGCATCCTTTTTCAAGCCCGGGAAAAAATATTCCGTTGATATTTATAAACTCCGTAATTAG